The following coding sequences lie in one Alosa sapidissima isolate fAloSap1 chromosome 15, fAloSap1.pri, whole genome shotgun sequence genomic window:
- the smco4 gene encoding single-pass membrane and coiled-coil domain-containing protein 4, whose translation MRQLKGKPRKESWKDKRERKQAMLEARQQVTTVVVPTLLLLVALIVLFVYVATRPGDLE comes from the coding sequence atgcgtCAGCTGAAGGGGAAGCCTCGTAAGGAGTCGTGGAAGGACAAGCGCGAGCGGAAGCAGGCCATGCTGGAGGCGCGTCAGCAGGTCACCACCGTCGTCGTGCCAACACTCCTGCTGCTCGTCGCCCTCATCGTGCTCTTTGTCTACGTGGCAACCCGCCCCGGCGACCTCGAGTAG